From Anopheles arabiensis isolate DONGOLA chromosome 3, AaraD3, whole genome shotgun sequence, a single genomic window includes:
- the LOC120902370 gene encoding putative mediator of RNA polymerase II transcription subunit 12, translated as MTTNTSNLKLSGNIIGLTGKQSQPHTQQQQQQQQLQQQQQHHHQLQQQHLQQQLHKHKLKQAQQHLQQQQQQQQQQQHQQVSGTVVTTSLSNGVGHHPGGGIFTSALNGGGLVKSPSGIPQQTSAGGGGGTGQAPGSHIPPRYQPPPHPPGGILKNGYTNGGHLKAAYQRPEGAQNGGLAYNGTGKGYFGEHLKKPSNPSRLLAPRQHIRFSNLPPLVNGGPAAPASQPVQSQQATITVHQQQQQQQQQIQTLHHLPPAPHARLSSESSSEDQTTSSTRSLQAHLAHAKAQQPAPVSNGPSAGHIHQTTAIVHQSSQPASANGPTTNGSGLHKPSQPSHLPTATGVHQQQLQQQQSQHPVQTLQQHQSAQQQQQQQQQNQEMLKFVRKAESETSSTPTSSSGGGGGGGGRISALEQNRHFQNLLAELRALKEANQRLSDDNQELRDLCCFLDDDRQKGRKLAREWQRFGRYTASVMRQEVSAYQTKLRQLDDKQQELIRDNLELKELCLYLDEERNNTGGRTATVCSSCGNSGNSAVPLRDDGDGSSSSTNADENLHNIAQFGRNGMDLNMRSTLSDQTLQYVRALESRIRQLEEERAVVLNNSATTTAGATTNGTGQVTTTSSHPDPISGRPEAVVRALQVLEVREQLERERIGNTPPDQLDDGEKALVREMCNVVWRKLEDAPNTGIDQHV; from the exons ATGACAACGAATACTAGCAACCTGAAGCTATCTGGAAATATCATAGGTCTGACAGGCAAGCAAtcacaaccgcacacacaacagcaacagcagcagcagcagcttcaacagcagcaacagcaccatcaccagctccagcagcagcatcttcaGCAGCAATTGCACAAGCACAAACTCAAACAAGCCCAACAGCAcctccaacagcagcaacagcaacagcagcaacaacaacatcagcaagTATCAGGTACGGTGGTGACGACCTCACTGTCGAACGGTGTCGGGCACCATCCTGGCGGTGGCATCTTCACGTCCGCCCTCAATGGTGGTGGGCTGGTAAAGTCCCCGAGCGGTATCCCCCAGCAAACGtcggccggtggtggtggtgggacgGGCCAGGCACCGGGTAGCCACATACCGCCCCGCTATCAACCACCACCGCACCCACCGGGAGGTATCCTCAAGAACGGGTACACGAACGGCGGTCACCTGAAAGCAGCCTACCAACGACCGGAAGGAGCCCAAAACGGAGGACTCGCGTACAACGGCACCGGCAAAGGATACTTCGGCGAGCATCTGAAGAAGCCGTCGAATCCATCCCGCTTGCTTGCGCCCCGTCAGCATATCCGCTTCTCGAATCTACCTCCACTGGTGAACGGTGGTCCAGCGGCTCCGGCGAGCCAGCCGGTTCAATCGCAGCAGGCTACGATCACTgtccatcagcaacagcagcaacagcagcagcaaatccaAACGCTACATCATCTTCCTCCAGCACCGCACGCAAGGCTCAGCTCGGAGTCTTCCTCGGAAGATCAGACGACCAGCTCGACCCGATCGTTGCAGGCTCATCTGGCGCACGCGAAAGCCCAACAACCGGCACCGGTATCGAACGGTCCCTCCGCCGGTCACATCCATCAAACGACGGCAATAGTGCATCAAAGTAGTCAACCCGCGAGTGCGAACGGACCGACCACGAACGGGTCGGGTCTGCACAAACCCTCCCAACCTTCCCACCTGCCCACTGCGACCGGtgtccatcagcagcagcttcagcaacagcagtcccAGCATCCGGTTCAGACACTCCAGCAGCACCAatcagcacagcagcagcagcagcagcagcagcagaaccagGAAATGTTGAAGTTTGTCCGGAAAGCGGAGTCCGAAACCTCCTCCACACCGACCTCATCCAGTgggggtggaggtggtggcggGGGACGCATCTCGGCGCTGGAGCAGAACCGGCACTTTCAG AATCTGCTGGCCGAGCTACGGGCACTGAAAGAGGCTAATCAGCGGCTAAGCGATGACAATCAGGAGCTGCGAGATCTGTGCTGCTTCCTGGACGACGACCGGCAGAAGGGACGCAAGCTGGCCCGGGAATGGCAACGGTTCGGTAGGTACACGGCGAGCGTTATGCGGCAGGAGGTCTCCGCTTATCAG ACGAAACTGAGACAGCTGGATGACAAGCAGCAGGAGCTGATCCGTGACAATTTGGAGCTGAAGGAGCTGTGCCTGTATCTGGACGAGGAACGAAACAACACAGGTGGTCGCACGGCTACGGTCTGCTCTAGCTGTGGTAATTCGGGCAATTCGGCCGTCCCGCTTCGAGACGACGGCGATGGCAGCAGTTCTAGCACGAATGCCGACGAGAACCTGCACAACATTGCGCAGTTTGGACGTAATGGAATG GATCTAAACATGCGATCGACCCTAAGCGATCAAACGCTTCAGTACGTCCGGGCACTTGAGTCGAGGATACGGCAGCTAGAGGAGGAACGAGCGGTAGTGCTGAACAATAGTGCAACGACCACCGCCGGTGCCACAACGAACGGCACAGGGCAGGTGACAACGACCTCCTCCCATCCCGATCCCATCTCCGGCCGCCCCGAAGCGGTCGTACGAGCGTTGCAGGTTTTGGAAGTACGCGAGCAGCTAGAGCGGGAACGAATCGGCAACACTCCACCGGATCAGCTGGACGACGGCGAGAAGGCACTGGTACGCGAGATGTGTAACGTTGTGTGGCGTAAGCTGGAGGACGCGCCCAACACCGGTATCGATCAGCACGTCTAA
- the LOC120900404 gene encoding uncharacterized protein LOC120900404: MTTAQESRSAARARKRRKRIHTGLRSPVPLGFVVLLVGLTVGGGPTPGTAAPSLSAKSWPSMKTYDIWGAPAGHQQDTESGARSSDSFDLVTNRYGNGTVTGSVRRSRYSYGETTGVASFYGDASSRQQGGTRRRSGKVLNFLPVPVDDECLSDDGRRTGMCMNVYECRIGGGTARGQCALGFGVCCVFVATCNEEIVNNITYFVSPSFPGIVPKDLGSCKLKIKLMNPDISQLKFDFIHFALGQPNRRTGVCEGDLFRLIGGISPFDLCGQNSGQHLYYDLNPKSRAEEPIELEMNFASRSFAQRLWEIRVSQIPFSQRSPSGCMQYYTGSEGLIQTFNFAENGRYLANQNYRACIRQEKGMCSVSYEPCDDQSFRIGLPGSGGQGAPGGAGGGPLGGIGSPGGSAGPTSGTGPFSDPSLADDPLAPAADIPVEPSPVADPVVEAPSPEAPAADLETAADEPVPAEEDPEVAADEPAADEEGSGGGGGGFFDGFFPSFFSRSIFDEEEEHIKAPKKRKGKAMSRADWHARQFEGINCLDRITLPCIVEDFIGVGMGDLPSCRPVHCGNSLCPPGVSPCRVETSVTPFRLGIHFGEGIDRGSPEDNIGACIRYNQIPCAG; the protein is encoded by the exons ATGACCACGGCACAGGAAAGCCGTTCCGCCGCTCGAGCCCGTAAGCGAAGAAAAAGGATTCACACCGGTTTGAGGTCACCGGTGCCGCTGGGTTTCGTTGTGCTGCTGGTAGGCCTCACGGTGGGAGGAGGACCCACCCCCGGCACGGCCGCACCTTCCCTGTCCGCCAAATCGTGGCCCTCGATGAAGACGTACGACATTTGGGGAGCGCCAGCGGGCCACCAGCAGGACACGGAGTCAGGGGCAAGGTCGAGCGATTCCTTTGACCTAGTTACGAACCGGTACGGCAACGGGACGGTAACCGGTTCCGTGCGGCGCAGCCGGTACAGCTACGGCGAAACGACCGGTGTCGCTTCCTTCTACGGTGACGCAAGCAGCCGGCAGCAGGGCGGCACAAGACGACGCTCCGGGAAAG TGCTTAACTTCCTGCCGGTGCCGGTCGATGACGAATGCCTGTCGGATGATGGTCGCCGGACGGGCATGTGCATGAACGTGTACGAGTGCCGCATAGGGGGCGGAACGGCACGGGGGCAATGTGCACTCGGCTtcggtgtgtgctgtgtgt TCGTTGCCACCTGTAACGAGGAGATTGTGAACAACATTACCTACTTTGTGTCGCCCTCGTTCCCCGGCATCGTGCCGAAGGATCTGGGCAGCTGCAAGCTTAAGATTAAGCTGATGAATCCCGACATCTCACAGCTCAAGTTTGATTTCATCCACTTCGCATTG GGTCAGCCGAATCGACGAACGGGGGTGTGTGAAGGCGACCTGTTCCGGCTGATTGGAGGCATCAGTCCGTTTGATCTGTGTGGACAAAACTCGGGCCAACATCTGTACTACGATTTGAACCCGAAAAGCCGTGCCGAGGAGCCGATTGAGCTGGAGATGAACTTTGCTTCCAGGTCGTTCGCACAGCGGCTGTGGGAGATTCGTGTGTCACAGATCCCGTTCAGTCAGCGGTCGCCGAGCGGATGTATGCAGTACTACACCGGATCGGAGGGGCTGATACAGACGTTTAACTTCGCGGAGAATGGGCGGTATCTAGCGAACCAAAACTATCGTGCCTGCATTCGGCAAGAGAAGGGTATGTGCTCCGTATCGTACGAACCGTGTGATGATCAATCGTTTCGGATTGGATTGCCGGGTTCGGGCGGACAGGGAGCACctggaggagcaggaggaggccCACTAGGAGGCATCGGATCGCCAGGAGGATCGGCGGGACCAACCTCCGGAACTGGACCGTTTTCCGATCCATCGTTAGCGGATGATCCTCTTGCCCCGGCGGCCGATATCCCAGTGGAACCTTCGCCAGTTGCAGATCCAGTCGTGGAAGCACCATCTCCAGAAGCACCAGCGGCGGATTTGGAAACGGCAGCCGATGAACCAGTTCCGGCAGAGGAAGATCCCGAAGTCGCCGCCGATGAGCCAGCGGCGGATGAGGAAGGCTCAggaggtggcggtggtggattCTTTGATGGGTTCTTCCCATCGTTTTTCTCCCGTAGTATCTTCGATGAGGAAGAAGAACATATTAAAGCCCCGAAAAAACGTAAAGGTAAGGCAATGTCACGAGCCGACTGGCACGCTCGTCAGTTCGAGGGCATCAACTGTCTCGATCGGATCACATTACCGTGCATCGTGGAGGATTTCATAGGCGTAGGGATGGGTGATTTACCCAGCTGCCGACCGGTACACTGTGGTAACTCACTGTGTCCGCCAGGAGTTTCACCGTGTCGAGTGGAGACGTCCGTCACACCGTTTCGGCTCGGAATACACTTTGGCGAGGGAATCGATCGAGGTAGTCCGGAAGATAATATCGGCGCGTGTATCCGGTACAATCAAATTCCTTGTGCGGGATAG